In a single window of the Dreissena polymorpha isolate Duluth1 chromosome 3, UMN_Dpol_1.0, whole genome shotgun sequence genome:
- the LOC127874869 gene encoding uncharacterized protein LOC127874869, giving the protein MAALSMGAFGAYKQAYSRYKQELEQREKELEEGEENPEVETVWITKRYVPTDLRSTAPVPRHKLLAPKQLPFPDRHWIPSLDPPLRSFERAHSEFIYTSHPSTRCEDYSTLRQMLPSRGSVYKLNPPNWGTYYSLPPLIAENSPKRFPLVNSPMTRYVDDMHLTNRLFKLH; this is encoded by the coding sequence ATGGCGGCGCTCAGTATGGGAGCGTTTGGCGCGTACAAGCAAGCTTACAGCCGCTATAAACAAGAATTAGAACAGAGAGAAAAGGAGCTTGAAGAAGGCGAGGAGAATCCGGAAGTTGAGACTGTGTGGATAACAAAACGATACGTTCCGACGGATTTACGTTCAACGGCTCCCGTGCCGAGGCACAAGTTGCTGGCACCTAAGCAACTTCCGTTTCCCGACCGCCACTGGATTCCAAGCCTGGACCCGCCACTCCGAAGCTTCGAGCGAGCGCACTCTGAATTCATCTATACGTCACATCCGTCGACGCGCTGTGAGGACTACTCCACCTTGCGGCAGATGCTGCCGTCCCGAGGAAGCGTCTACAAGCTGAACCCTCCCAACTGGGGCACCTATTATTCACTGCCACCCCTAATTGCGGAGAATTCCCCGAAACGGTTCCCTCTTGTTAACAGCCCTATGACGAG
- the LOC127874865 gene encoding fibropellin-3-like, which translates to MLRLLKVVVMLFLANSSAGFTTTTYPNTSSTLPITPGPCSGTPCFNSATCLPSVTSFTCSCAGGFNGTVCELDIDECLNSPCTNNAQCSNTYGSYTCHCRPGFAGKNCSDPDHCSSNPCQGHGECRHNVTSFYCDCFHGYSGATCQINEDACASSPCQNDGTCQDLVGDYVCRCQNTYTGKNCEQEIDYCDPSPCQNNGVCRRHSIGYVCDCPGDVIGLNCELPIQQVCDGDQSFCLCQMNGEPIHVPVPDPFRDDEKERYLETGIIGYPVGLVIGTCLCALFHYTIRPRFVSSKKRPSSAASSSSLSSQESQQSAPPRYSTLGYSSSASHV; encoded by the exons aTCCCAATACTAGTTCAACCCTGCCGATAACACCAGGCCCGTGCAGTGGAACGCCATGTTTCAACTCCGCCACGTGCCTGCCTTCTGTCACGAGTTTCACGTGCAGCTGTGCAGGCGGATTCAACGGAACAGTCTGTGAACTCG ACATTGACGAGTGTCTGAATTCCCCGTGCACAAACAACGCTCAGTGCTCTAATACTTATGGGAGTTACACGTGCCATTGTAGACCCGGGTTTGCTGGCAAAAACTGTTCGG ATCCCGACCATTGCTCCTCCAATCCGTGTCAAGGTCACGGCGAGTGTCGCCACAACGTGACGTCATTCTACTGCGACTGTTTCCATGGCTACAGTGGAGCTACTTGTCAGATTA atGAGGACGCATGCGCAAGCTCTCCGTGCCAGAATGACGGCACGTGTCAAGACCTTGTCGGCGACTACGTTTGCAGATGTCAGAATACATATACGGGCAAAAACTGTGAACAAG AAATCGATTACTGTGATCCATCGCCGTGTCAAAACAATGGCGTCTGTCGACGTCATAGTATCGGATACGTGTGCGACTGTCCTGGTGACGTTATAGGGCTCAACTGTGAGCTCCCTATTCAACAG GTCTGTGACGGCGACCAGTCGTTTTGTCTGTGTCAGATGAACGGGGAACCAATCCACGTGCCGGTGCCAGACCCTTTCCGAGACGACGAGAAAGAACGATATCTTGAGACGG GAATTATCGGGTATCCTGTCGGCCTGGTAATAGGAACATGTCTGTGTGCGTTATTCCACTATACGATTCGTCCCCGATTCGTTTCGTCCAAAAAACGCCCGTCTTCTGCTGCTTCGTCATCATCCCTTTCGTCCCAAGAATCTCAGCAATCGGCACCACCGCGGTATTCTACTCTTGGATATTCGTCTTCTGCATCCCATGTGTGA